In Parasegetibacter sp. NRK P23, a single genomic region encodes these proteins:
- a CDS encoding co-chaperone GroES family protein has translation MRLTPDNKFKKIIVIGDRVLIRLTTATEKTPSGLYLPPGVQEKEKVQQGYVIKTGPGYAIPMPVESESWKAEEEQVKYVPLQAKEGDLAIFLLNAATEVMYENEKYYIVPQNAILMLEREEEL, from the coding sequence ACAAGTTCAAGAAGATCATCGTGATCGGCGATCGTGTGCTGATCCGCCTTACCACCGCCACTGAAAAAACACCTTCGGGATTATACCTCCCACCCGGTGTACAGGAAAAGGAAAAAGTGCAGCAGGGCTATGTGATCAAGACCGGCCCAGGTTACGCCATTCCCATGCCCGTGGAAAGCGAATCCTGGAAGGCGGAGGAGGAACAGGTGAAATACGTGCCCTTGCAGGCGAAAGAAGGGGACCTGGCCATTTTCCTGCTGAACGCCGCCACAGAAGTAATGTATGAAAATGAAAAGTATTATATAGTGCCGCAGAACGCCATACTGATGCTTGAAAGAGAGGAGGAGTTGTAG
- a CDS encoding AraC family transcriptional regulator has translation MAAPTNVLDFYREMFGANCGELGCLFDDKNKQDIGHFNIFSIGSMYEGCKTKPVMPYNRRTYYKISLIHGRNRVEYANKVLDIEEYAVLFATPRIPYRYTPLDNNQLGYFCVFTEDFMSKTQTGVALTGLPIFSPQSDFIFQINREQFSELARIFRKMQVEMNGDYAFKYDLIRNYILELIHEGQKLKPIAPTHHAPNAAQRISTLFVELLERQFPIENTSQVVQLKSAKDFADTLGVHANHLNKVLKETAGRTTSEIIAARLNQEAKILLKQTNWNVSEIAYSLGFNELAHFSHFFKKMNHSSPLQFR, from the coding sequence ATGGCGGCACCAACAAATGTATTGGATTTCTACAGGGAGATGTTCGGCGCGAACTGCGGCGAACTGGGTTGCCTTTTTGACGATAAGAATAAGCAGGACATCGGGCATTTTAATATTTTCAGCATCGGCAGCATGTACGAGGGCTGTAAAACAAAGCCCGTGATGCCTTACAACAGGCGCACCTATTACAAGATAAGCCTGATCCACGGCAGGAACCGGGTAGAATACGCCAATAAGGTGTTAGACATAGAAGAATACGCCGTGTTGTTCGCCACGCCGCGTATTCCTTACCGCTATACACCATTAGATAATAACCAGTTGGGTTATTTCTGCGTGTTCACGGAAGACTTTATGTCGAAGACGCAAACCGGGGTCGCGCTTACCGGCTTGCCCATCTTCTCTCCCCAAAGCGATTTCATCTTCCAGATTAACCGGGAGCAGTTTTCCGAACTGGCCCGCATTTTCAGGAAGATGCAGGTGGAAATGAACGGCGATTACGCGTTCAAATACGACCTTATCCGGAATTATATCCTGGAACTGATCCACGAAGGACAGAAACTGAAGCCCATCGCACCAACGCATCACGCGCCCAATGCGGCCCAACGCATCTCCACGTTGTTCGTCGAACTCCTCGAAAGACAGTTCCCCATTGAAAACACCTCGCAGGTGGTACAACTGAAATCGGCCAAAGATTTTGCCGACACCCTGGGCGTACATGCCAACCACCTCAACAAAGTGCTGAAAGAAACCGCCGGCAGAACCACCTCTGAAATCATAGCCGCCCGCCTGAACCAGGAGGCCAAAATATTATTGAAACAAACCAACTGGAACGTTTCAGAAATAGCCTACAGCCTCGGATTCAACGAACTGGCCCATTTCTCCCATTTCTTCAAAAAAATGAACCACAGCTCCCCCCTGCAGTTCAGGTGA
- a CDS encoding SDR family NAD(P)-dependent oxidoreductase: MTNTSKTVLVTGGSRGLGKDMALALAGKGFNVALTYHSKKEEADKVVAEIEAAGGKALALQLDVSNSNGLDAFVSTLTASLQSGFGSGRLDALVNNAGVGVHAGFDSTSEADFDSMVNIHLKAPFFLTQKLIPHFNSGASIVNVSSGLTRFSFPGYAAYATMKGGVETLTKYMAKELGEKKIRVNVLAPGAIETDFGGGAVRDNEALNQQLASLTALGRVGLPDDIGSVVAFLCSDESKWVNAQRLEVSGGIFI, encoded by the coding sequence ATGACAAATACAAGCAAAACAGTACTGGTAACCGGCGGCAGCCGCGGACTGGGCAAAGACATGGCGCTTGCGCTGGCAGGCAAAGGTTTCAACGTAGCGCTCACCTACCACAGCAAAAAAGAGGAAGCCGATAAAGTAGTCGCGGAAATTGAAGCGGCGGGCGGAAAAGCGCTGGCCCTTCAACTGGATGTTTCCAACAGCAATGGTTTAGATGCTTTTGTAAGTACGCTCACAGCTTCGCTGCAATCCGGCTTTGGCTCCGGCAGGCTCGATGCACTGGTCAACAACGCCGGCGTGGGCGTGCACGCAGGATTTGACAGCACCTCGGAAGCGGATTTCGACAGTATGGTAAACATTCACCTGAAAGCGCCTTTCTTCCTCACCCAAAAACTCATCCCGCATTTTAACAGCGGCGCCAGCATTGTGAATGTATCTTCCGGACTTACCCGGTTCAGCTTCCCAGGATACGCGGCGTACGCCACGATGAAAGGAGGTGTGGAAACGTTGACGAAATACATGGCGAAAGAACTCGGTGAAAAGAAAATCAGGGTGAACGTACTGGCACCGGGTGCCATAGAAACCGATTTTGGTGGCGGAGCCGTACGCGACAATGAAGCGTTGAACCAACAACTCGCTTCACTCACCGCGCTTGGCCGGGTGGGACTACCCGATGATATTGGCAGTGTGGTGGCTTTTCTTTGCAGCGACGAATCCAAATGGGTGAATGCACAGCGTTTGGAGGTTTCAGGGGGTATATTTATTTAA